DNA from Alphaproteobacteria bacterium SS10:
TGGCCGAGCAGGAGAAGCGTCACCAGGGGGGCAGCAAGTGGATCGGCACCGCCGGCACATCCCCCTTTGGCGCCTATGGCTACAATCCTGAGGGCGTGCGCATCGGCCAAGATAAGAGCCGACATAAGCGGGCGGTGAAGGTCTGGGACAAACGCGAGTTTAAGAACCTGGATGACAGCATCGAACTCGGTACCCGTAACATCAAAGTGGCTTTGCGCCGCCTTCGCCAGTTTGCTCGCACTGGTGCGCCAACCGAGCTGGACCTGGATGGTACCGTGCAATCGACGGCGGAGAATGCTGGATGGCTCGACATCAAGATGCGGCCCGAGCGGCATAACGCGGCCAAGGTTCTGCTGTTCTTTGATGTTGGTGGGTCCATGGACCCGTTCATCCGTATTTGTGAGGAGCTGTTTTCAGCCGCACGAACAGAGTTCAAGCATCTGGAATACTACTACTTCCATAACTGTCCCTATGAACGGTTATGGCAGGACAATGCCAGGCGGCGTAGCGAGGTAATACCCACCATGGATGTGCTGCACACCTATGGCAGTGATTACCGCGCGATCTTTGTTGGCGATGCCGCGATGAGCCCCTACGAAATTACCCATCCCGGCGGCTCGGTCGAGCATTGGAATGAGATTGCCGGCGGCTTCTGGCTTCAGCAAATGCGGGAGGTTTTCCCCCATTCCATCTGGTTAAACCCAACGCCAGAGCGGTATTGGGGCACCACCACCTCAACCACATTGGTGCGCCAGATATT
Protein-coding regions in this window:
- a CDS encoding VWA domain-containing protein → MFPSFFSALRDAKVPVSLKEYLMLMEALAAGEARFSVDEFYYLSRSALVKDERFLDRFDQVFGEQFKGIETSAEEMQEIIASLPEEWLRKLAEKHLSPEEMAEIEAMGGFEKLMETLKERLAEQEKRHQGGSKWIGTAGTSPFGAYGYNPEGVRIGQDKSRHKRAVKVWDKREFKNLDDSIELGTRNIKVALRRLRQFARTGAPTELDLDGTVQSTAENAGWLDIKMRPERHNAAKVLLFFDVGGSMDPFIRICEELFSAARTEFKHLEYYYFHNCPYERLWQDNARRRSEVIPTMDVLHTYGSDYRAIFVGDAAMSPYEITHPGGSVEHWNEIAGGFWLQQMREVFPHSIWLNPTPERYWGTTTSTTLVRQIFEDRMYPMTLDGLDQAMRVLGR